One part of the Marinobacterium rhizophilum genome encodes these proteins:
- the syd gene encoding SecY-interacting protein: MTPSASTAQALDRYMDRALEYQLAHAGRLPLLPFDAKWSSDCYATQAADDEPTPWRPVRQTEDSDLFERIGQALEQKIHPDIVTFYSRYWSDPLPARHLSNKLVLLQLWNPEDGERLRGNLLGHALMKARKKQPLTLFFASTEPEDMFISINNSDGTVWLEAPGKKPLRQIADSLAAFLDALEPDTIADQE, from the coding sequence ATGACCCCCAGCGCCAGCACCGCCCAGGCACTTGATCGCTACATGGATCGTGCCCTTGAATACCAGCTAGCACACGCCGGCCGCCTGCCACTGCTCCCCTTTGATGCCAAATGGAGCTCGGACTGCTACGCAACCCAGGCCGCAGACGACGAACCGACGCCATGGCGCCCCGTGCGACAGACCGAAGACAGCGACCTGTTCGAGCGCATAGGCCAGGCACTGGAGCAAAAAATCCATCCCGACATCGTGACGTTCTACAGCCGCTACTGGTCCGACCCGTTGCCCGCCCGCCACCTGTCGAACAAACTGGTGCTGCTGCAGCTGTGGAACCCGGAGGACGGCGAGCGCCTGCGCGGCAACCTGCTCGGGCACGCGCTGATGAAAGCCCGCAAGAAACAGCCCCTGACGCTGTTTTTCGCCAGCACCGAGCCTGAAGACATGTTTATCAGCATTAACAACAGCGATGGCACCGTCTGGCTCGAAGCCCCGGGCAAGAAGCCACTGCGCCAGATTGCCGATAGCCTGGCGGCGTTTCTGGACGCCCTGGAACCCGACACCATTGCGGATCAGGAGTAA
- a CDS encoding pyridoxal phosphate-dependent aminotransferase yields the protein MPVIRKSNKLINVCYDIRGPVLQEAKRLEEEGHRILKLNIGNPAPWGFEAPEEIVQDVIHNLPSAQGYCDSKGLFSARKAVMQETQRKGIRNVTIEDIYIGNGVSELIVMAMQGLLNDTDEMLIPSPDYPLWTAAVSLSGGNPIHYVCDEQADWFPDIDDMRSKITERTKGIVVINPNNPTGALYPLELLQQIIDLAREHDLILFADEIYDKILYDGHEHVSLASLADDVLCITFNGLSKTYRAAGFRSGWLIVSGPKHQARDYIEGLDMLASMRLCANVPAQHAIQTALGGYQSINELTVPGGRLYDQMDSAWRRINDIPGVSCVRPKAAMYLFPKLDPQMYPIHNDEKMVLDLLQQQKVLVVQGSGFNMTDTQHFRVVFLPRQDELEDAIQRLADFLRLYRQ from the coding sequence ATGCCAGTAATCAGAAAATCGAACAAGCTGATCAACGTCTGCTATGACATCCGCGGTCCTGTCCTGCAGGAAGCCAAGCGGCTGGAAGAAGAAGGCCACCGCATTCTCAAACTGAATATCGGCAACCCCGCGCCCTGGGGCTTTGAGGCCCCGGAAGAAATCGTGCAGGACGTCATTCACAACCTGCCCTCGGCCCAGGGCTACTGCGACTCCAAGGGACTGTTTTCTGCCCGCAAGGCGGTGATGCAGGAAACCCAGCGCAAGGGCATTCGCAATGTCACCATCGAAGACATCTACATCGGTAACGGCGTATCCGAGCTGATTGTCATGGCCATGCAGGGCCTGCTGAACGATACCGACGAAATGCTGATCCCCTCGCCCGACTACCCGCTCTGGACGGCCGCTGTCAGCCTGTCCGGCGGCAATCCGATCCACTACGTCTGCGACGAGCAGGCCGACTGGTTCCCGGATATCGACGACATGCGCAGCAAGATTACCGAGCGCACCAAGGGCATCGTGGTGATCAACCCCAACAACCCCACCGGCGCGCTCTACCCGCTGGAACTGCTGCAGCAGATCATCGACCTGGCCCGCGAACACGACCTGATCCTGTTTGCCGACGAGATCTACGACAAGATTCTGTACGACGGCCATGAGCACGTATCCCTGGCCTCCCTCGCCGACGATGTGCTGTGCATTACCTTTAACGGCCTGTCCAAGACCTACCGCGCGGCGGGCTTTCGCTCCGGCTGGCTGATCGTCAGCGGGCCCAAGCACCAGGCGCGGGACTACATCGAAGGCCTGGACATGCTCGCCAGCATGCGCCTGTGCGCCAACGTCCCGGCGCAGCACGCCATCCAGACAGCCCTTGGCGGCTACCAGAGCATCAACGAGCTAACCGTTCCGGGCGGGCGTCTGTATGACCAGATGGACAGCGCCTGGCGCCGCATCAACGACATCCCCGGAGTCTCCTGCGTCCGCCCCAAGGCCGCCATGTACCTGTTCCCGAAGCTGGATCCGCAGATGTACCCGATCCACAACGACGAAAAAATGGTGCTCGACCTGTTGCAGCAACAAAAGGTACTGGTGGTGCAGGGCAGCGGCTTCAACATGACCGATACGCAGCATTTTCGCGTCGTCTTCCTGCCCCGCCAGGATGAGCTCGAAGATGCAATCCAGCGCCTGGCCGACTTTCTGCGCCTCTACCGGCAATAA
- a CDS encoding YajG family lipoprotein translates to MPRLLPLMFCLFALTLGGCTSLSPQQIELQPQIDSWQRLPSGIQVELDAKDLRSSPIIGHRVSRFEQNAFITLARDARYTLLSSAQQGLRQMGAYQFGPATGQRGQLKITLLLDELSYKASQEGSQQQVRLQMKLRLVAQMNGRSLSGEYRSEQRYQSPFTPSESKNQELFNLLASDTLTRAFNDPKLLQFINQQY, encoded by the coding sequence ATGCCTCGCCTGCTACCCCTAATGTTCTGCCTGTTTGCCCTGACTCTCGGTGGCTGCACGAGCCTCAGCCCGCAACAGATCGAGCTTCAGCCCCAGATCGATAGCTGGCAACGTCTGCCCAGCGGCATCCAGGTCGAACTGGACGCCAAGGACCTGCGCAGCTCACCGATCATTGGCCACCGCGTCTCGCGCTTCGAGCAGAACGCCTTTATCACTTTGGCCCGGGATGCTCGCTACACCCTGCTGAGCAGTGCCCAGCAGGGACTGCGCCAGATGGGCGCATACCAGTTTGGCCCTGCAACCGGGCAACGCGGTCAACTGAAGATCACCCTGCTGCTGGACGAACTGAGCTACAAGGCCAGCCAGGAAGGCTCACAGCAACAGGTAAGACTGCAAATGAAACTGCGCCTGGTGGCCCAGATGAACGGTCGCTCGCTAAGCGGGGAGTACAGGTCCGAGCAGCGCTACCAGTCCCCTTTTACACCGTCCGAGAGCAAAAACCAGGAACTGTTCAACCTCCTGGCCAGCGACACCCTGACCCGCGCCTTTAACGACCCCAAGTTGCTGCAATTCATCAACCAGCAATACTAG
- a CDS encoding mechanosensitive ion channel family protein: protein MTRPLWRNLLLSLLLLASSTLGLAAAVTQEQARQTSTGKVAQMSDGEVRQMLIDQLEQQSIARKPNPYDALQSMPAPTNDFESRLELLKQSLQRWPQQQQAFWSSLSDQRGWDGFSDLIIAFAMMLLSGLATEGLLGWKLRRMSADISCQQCHDLSTSVGYLFLQSALNLVRLGAFVLGALALPVLAYDPGTGLRPTLMALLIAVSIIRLVSILSRSLFAPYARGIRPFRMECENAQNIHHWVIGFAITYVIVNHGLALLYHHGIETILSAITVPLGGLLLNFIAIAFVWHHRHTITRLFADTEADPDSSMRQTLRQNWPMLATLWLMLLWCIWSYHVFIGNYETAHSVEPVWWLTLGFILIDRLLHALLQRMCQFSWLQSHTFEQRSRHFIRIVQNGSRLILLGVTLFFLSETFGFSSMSMLEETLVQRSLGVAIDIMAILLLAYICWQVIQSAIERRLPEPQNNDALASLEGEGGAEGASRAETLLPLVRSFTSVILVIVVALMALSVTGIEIGPLLAGAGVVGIAIGFGAQKLVQDILSGIFFLLDDAFRRGEYIEAAGLRGTVEQISLRSMRLRHHLGAVQTIPYSEIATVKNLSRDWVTMKLEFRLPYDTDIEQVRKIIKKVGQGMLDDPEIGPQILLPLKSQGVMRIEESALIFRMKFTCKPGEQWVIRREAYRQVKDALEANGIRFAHRSVHVLLPDAPAAAQAEDQVDAARLGLVGAAAAQAALHPDLLHSNRIDDDHGKNLYEDDSSA from the coding sequence ATGACCCGACCTCTCTGGCGCAACCTGCTGCTGTCGCTCCTGCTGCTGGCCAGCAGCACCTTGGGACTGGCAGCCGCTGTCACCCAGGAACAGGCGCGACAAACCAGCACCGGCAAGGTCGCACAGATGAGCGACGGCGAAGTGCGCCAGATGCTGATCGACCAGCTCGAACAGCAAAGCATTGCCCGCAAGCCCAACCCCTACGACGCCCTGCAAAGCATGCCGGCGCCGACCAATGACTTCGAAAGTCGCCTCGAACTGCTAAAGCAAAGCCTGCAACGCTGGCCACAACAGCAGCAGGCTTTCTGGAGCTCACTTAGCGACCAGCGCGGCTGGGACGGTTTCAGTGATCTGATCATCGCCTTCGCAATGATGCTGCTGTCAGGCCTCGCCACCGAAGGCCTGCTGGGCTGGAAGCTCAGGCGCATGTCGGCCGACATCTCCTGCCAGCAGTGCCATGACCTGTCCACCAGCGTGGGTTACCTCTTCCTGCAATCGGCCCTCAACCTGGTACGCCTGGGTGCCTTCGTGCTCGGCGCGCTCGCCTTGCCCGTGCTGGCCTATGACCCCGGTACCGGCCTGCGCCCAACCCTGATGGCCCTGCTGATCGCCGTCAGCATCATACGCCTGGTCAGCATCCTGTCGCGCTCGCTGTTCGCGCCCTATGCCCGGGGCATCCGGCCGTTTCGCATGGAGTGCGAGAATGCCCAGAACATACACCACTGGGTCATCGGTTTCGCCATTACCTACGTTATCGTCAACCATGGCCTGGCGCTGCTGTACCACCACGGCATTGAAACCATTCTGTCGGCGATTACCGTCCCCCTGGGCGGCCTGCTGCTGAACTTTATCGCCATTGCCTTCGTCTGGCATCACCGCCACACCATTACCCGACTGTTCGCCGACACCGAAGCCGATCCGGACTCCTCGATGCGACAGACACTGCGCCAGAACTGGCCAATGCTGGCAACGTTATGGCTGATGCTGCTCTGGTGTATCTGGAGCTACCACGTTTTTATCGGCAACTATGAAACCGCCCACAGCGTGGAACCCGTGTGGTGGCTGACCCTTGGCTTTATCCTGATCGACCGCCTGCTGCACGCCCTGCTGCAGCGCATGTGCCAGTTCTCCTGGCTGCAAAGCCATACCTTTGAACAGCGTTCGCGTCACTTTATCCGCATCGTGCAAAACGGCAGCCGGCTGATCCTGCTCGGCGTCACCCTGTTCTTCCTCAGCGAAACCTTCGGCTTTTCGTCCATGTCGATGCTGGAGGAAACCCTGGTGCAGCGCAGCCTGGGTGTGGCCATCGATATCATGGCTATCCTGCTGCTGGCCTACATCTGCTGGCAGGTGATTCAGTCCGCCATCGAGCGGCGCCTGCCCGAGCCGCAAAACAATGATGCCCTGGCCAGCCTCGAAGGTGAAGGAGGTGCAGAAGGCGCCTCTCGGGCCGAAACCCTGTTGCCGCTGGTGCGCAGTTTTACGTCCGTTATTCTGGTAATCGTGGTCGCCCTGATGGCCCTGAGCGTCACCGGCATCGAAATCGGCCCACTGCTCGCCGGTGCCGGTGTTGTCGGTATCGCCATCGGCTTTGGCGCCCAGAAACTGGTACAGGACATCCTGTCCGGCATTTTCTTTCTGCTGGACGATGCCTTTCGGCGCGGTGAATACATCGAGGCCGCGGGCCTGCGCGGCACCGTGGAGCAGATATCACTGCGCTCCATGCGCCTGCGCCACCACCTCGGCGCCGTGCAGACCATCCCGTACAGCGAAATCGCCACGGTAAAGAACCTGTCACGGGACTGGGTCACCATGAAGCTTGAGTTCCGCCTGCCCTACGACACCGATATCGAGCAGGTTCGGAAAATTATCAAGAAGGTCGGACAGGGCATGCTCGATGATCCCGAAATAGGCCCGCAGATCCTGCTGCCACTCAAATCCCAGGGCGTTATGCGGATCGAGGAATCTGCCTTGATCTTTCGCATGAAGTTCACCTGCAAGCCCGGCGAGCAATGGGTTATCCGCCGCGAGGCCTACCGCCAGGTGAAGGACGCACTGGAGGCCAACGGCATTCGCTTCGCCCACCGCTCGGTGCATGTACTGCTGCCGGACGCGCCCGCCGCCGCCCAGGCCGAGGATCAGGTCGACGCCGCGCGCCTTGGCCTTGTGGGTGCTGCCGCCGCACAGGCCGCGCTACACCCGGACCTGCTGCACAGCAACCGGATCGACGACGATCACGGCAAAAACCTCTACGAGGACGACAGCTCTGCCTGA
- a CDS encoding YeaC family protein, giving the protein MNYEQLIEAMTPDMHRSLKLAVEIGKWPNGERLSEEQRTLCLRAVIAYDQSRLPESERTGFIDRTRPDGAQHGTDPLKPQPLKILN; this is encoded by the coding sequence ATGAATTACGAACAGTTGATTGAAGCCATGACCCCCGACATGCACCGTTCGCTCAAGCTGGCGGTGGAAATCGGCAAGTGGCCCAACGGTGAGCGCTTGAGCGAAGAGCAGCGTACCCTGTGTCTGCGTGCGGTGATTGCCTATGACCAGAGCCGCTTGCCCGAGTCCGAGCGCACCGGTTTTATTGATCGCACCCGGCCCGATGGCGCCCAGCATGGCACCGATCCGCTCAAGCCCCAGCCCCTTAAAATTCTCAACTAG
- a CDS encoding NAD(+) kinase produces the protein MDYFRNVGLIGRLGSKSVIDTLKQLIRFLNERGLNTVLDERISDTIPGHGQQTCKQKMMGEICDLVIVVGGDGSLLGAARALSPSHVPVLGVNRGNLGFLTDISPADIEEKVAEVLEGKYTVESRFLLDMIVKREGEPIGEGTALNDIVLHPGKATRMIQFELFIEGQFVYTQRSDGLIVATPTGSTAYSLSGGGPIMSPKLDALVLVPMFPHTLSSRPIVVDGNSELKLVISDNNKTYPTVSCDGQLSFSLAPGDVITIHKKPHKLKLLHPLNYDFYLTCREKLGWGTRLGG, from the coding sequence ATGGACTATTTTCGCAATGTAGGCTTGATCGGGCGCCTTGGCAGCAAGTCGGTTATCGATACGCTGAAGCAGCTGATTCGCTTTCTGAATGAGCGCGGGCTCAATACTGTGCTGGATGAGCGCATTTCCGACACTATTCCCGGTCATGGTCAGCAGACGTGCAAGCAAAAAATGATGGGCGAAATCTGTGATCTGGTGATTGTGGTCGGCGGTGATGGCAGCCTGCTGGGCGCTGCCCGCGCGCTGTCACCGTCCCATGTGCCGGTACTGGGTGTGAATCGCGGCAACCTGGGTTTTCTCACCGATATATCGCCGGCCGATATCGAGGAAAAGGTAGCCGAGGTACTGGAGGGGAAGTATACGGTCGAGAGTCGCTTTCTGCTCGATATGATCGTCAAGCGCGAAGGAGAGCCTATCGGCGAGGGCACGGCCCTGAACGATATTGTGCTGCACCCGGGCAAGGCGACTCGCATGATTCAGTTCGAGCTGTTTATCGAGGGGCAGTTTGTCTACACGCAGCGCTCCGATGGTCTTATCGTGGCAACGCCGACAGGTTCCACGGCCTACTCGCTATCGGGGGGCGGCCCTATCATGTCACCCAAGCTCGATGCTCTGGTGCTGGTGCCCATGTTCCCCCATACGCTATCCAGCCGCCCAATCGTGGTGGACGGCAATAGCGAGCTCAAGCTGGTCATTAGTGACAACAATAAAACCTATCCAACCGTGTCCTGTGATGGTCAGCTGAGCTTTAGCCTGGCGCCGGGCGATGTTATTACGATTCATAAAAAGCCGCACAAGCTCAAGCTACTGCATCCGCTCAATTATGACTTTTACCTGACCTGCCGCGAAAAGCTCGGGTGGGGGACAAGGCTGGGAGGCTGA
- a CDS encoding rhomboid family intramembrane serine protease, with the protein MIKLLEAPLAQDLHGFTECLWQQRVPHRVVEKGEVQELWISSQVDANQVLTLYQLWRDGADLSALKAPPARSVGVMSRAALQQFWFSLLLIVASVLVSLLVGFGENLDWMRRFAVVDFQVRGDSVYYASISDNLASGQFWRLFTPALMHFSLPHILFNLLWVWVAGRAIETLHGRGALLVLVLFSALVSNLAQFWVSGPMFGGMSGVVFALLGYAWLWDRRGGRPAIGLPPALMGLMLLWLVLGFAGVLEYIGVGAIANTAHLAGLVAGILWAGLRSLLIRQR; encoded by the coding sequence GTGATCAAGCTGCTTGAAGCCCCTCTTGCGCAGGACCTGCACGGCTTTACCGAGTGTCTCTGGCAGCAGCGCGTACCGCACCGCGTGGTGGAAAAGGGTGAGGTGCAGGAACTGTGGATTTCCAGCCAGGTGGACGCCAACCAGGTGCTGACGCTGTATCAGCTCTGGCGTGACGGGGCGGACCTGAGCGCGCTCAAGGCGCCGCCGGCCCGCTCCGTTGGCGTGATGAGCCGGGCGGCGCTGCAGCAGTTCTGGTTCAGTCTGCTATTGATTGTGGCCAGTGTGCTGGTGTCGCTGCTGGTGGGCTTTGGCGAGAACCTCGACTGGATGCGCCGTTTTGCCGTGGTGGATTTTCAGGTGCGTGGCGACAGTGTGTATTACGCCTCGATCTCGGATAACCTGGCTTCGGGGCAGTTCTGGCGGCTGTTTACGCCAGCGCTGATGCACTTCAGCCTGCCGCATATCCTGTTCAACCTGCTCTGGGTCTGGGTGGCGGGCCGCGCTATCGAAACCCTGCATGGCCGTGGCGCCCTGCTGGTGCTGGTGCTGTTCTCGGCGCTGGTATCGAACCTGGCCCAGTTCTGGGTAAGCGGTCCGATGTTTGGCGGCATGTCCGGTGTCGTCTTTGCGCTGTTGGGGTATGCCTGGCTTTGGGATCGGCGCGGTGGGCGCCCCGCCATCGGGCTGCCGCCTGCACTGATGGGGCTCATGTTGCTATGGCTGGTGCTGGGGTTTGCCGGCGTGCTGGAATATATCGGTGTCGGCGCCATTGCCAATACGGCCCACCTGGCGGGGCTGGTCGCAGGGATACTCTGGGCCGGGCTGCGCAGCCTGCTGATCCGGCAGCGCTAA
- a CDS encoding DNA-3-methyladenine glycosylase I codes for MKSFQWLYQQVVEHHADRDVEALLPAPLTADQLAAVADDRLLSDLCRRVFRAGLKHSLVDARWPAFEVAFWGFDPHKVALMSDEQLERLMQNDKLIRHFGKLKSVRANALMVTELAARHGSFARFLAHWPVDDITGLWLLLKKQGAQLGGNSGPYFLRMVGKDTFLLTDDVVAALVAQGIVDKRPTAQRDLRLVQQAFNQWQQESGRPLCQISRLLSMTVGW; via the coding sequence ATGAAGTCTTTTCAGTGGCTGTACCAGCAGGTGGTGGAACACCACGCCGACCGGGATGTCGAGGCGCTTCTGCCTGCGCCGTTGACGGCAGACCAGTTGGCGGCGGTTGCTGATGACAGGTTGCTGTCCGACCTCTGTCGGCGGGTATTTCGGGCGGGCCTCAAGCATTCCCTGGTGGACGCGCGCTGGCCGGCGTTTGAAGTGGCGTTCTGGGGGTTTGATCCGCACAAGGTGGCGCTGATGTCGGACGAGCAGCTTGAGCGCCTGATGCAGAATGACAAGCTGATCCGGCACTTTGGCAAGCTCAAGTCCGTGCGGGCCAATGCCCTGATGGTTACGGAGCTGGCGGCACGGCACGGCAGTTTTGCGCGTTTTCTGGCGCACTGGCCTGTGGACGATATAACCGGGCTCTGGTTGCTGTTAAAAAAGCAGGGTGCTCAGCTGGGTGGCAACTCGGGGCCGTATTTCCTGCGTATGGTGGGCAAGGACACTTTCCTGCTGACCGACGATGTGGTCGCCGCCCTGGTCGCCCAGGGCATCGTGGACAAAAGGCCAACGGCACAGCGCGACCTGCGCCTGGTGCAGCAGGCCTTCAATCAATGGCAGCAGGAATCGGGCCGGCCCCTGTGCCAGATCAGTCGCCTGCTTTCCATGACCGTCGGCTGGTAA
- a CDS encoding 1-aminocyclopropane-1-carboxylate deaminase/D-cysteine desulfhydrase, with product MKPCSFNPFESAPQVPLQPLELDLYSRAGVDVWLLRLDLAHSRISGNKWYKLKYTLQDLVERGERRVLTFGGAYSNHVHALAFAGQAMGIETIGVIRGEPAYASNPTLSDASAWGMQLEFVDRVTYRNKQDGAFRRQLRRRFGRFGLIAEGGFGALGLAGCREILAGLQGVPAFDLVCAAVGTGGTLAGLIASCPQNTRVLGFSALKGGAFLQADIAGLLQQAGVMDSGSWKLQLDAHCGGYGRISPLLAAFMPAFTHKTGVVLDPVYTGKMLLRFNQLVADGEVRAGSRVLLIHTGGLQGLRGMEKTLYDQGHAYRGGLPL from the coding sequence ATGAAGCCATGTTCTTTCAATCCCTTTGAGAGTGCGCCGCAGGTTCCGCTGCAACCATTGGAACTGGATTTGTACAGCCGTGCCGGTGTGGATGTCTGGTTGTTGCGCCTCGATCTGGCTCACTCGCGCATCAGTGGCAACAAGTGGTACAAGCTCAAATACACACTGCAGGACCTGGTTGAGCGCGGCGAGCGGCGCGTGCTTACCTTTGGCGGAGCCTATTCCAATCATGTGCATGCACTGGCGTTCGCAGGCCAGGCCATGGGTATCGAGACGATCGGTGTTATCCGCGGCGAGCCTGCCTACGCCAGCAACCCGACCCTGTCGGATGCCAGTGCCTGGGGCATGCAGCTCGAATTTGTGGACCGGGTAACCTATCGGAACAAGCAGGACGGCGCTTTTCGGCGGCAGCTGCGCAGGCGTTTCGGCCGTTTTGGCCTGATAGCCGAAGGCGGCTTTGGGGCTCTGGGGCTGGCAGGCTGTCGCGAGATATTGGCGGGTCTGCAAGGCGTGCCGGCCTTTGATCTTGTCTGTGCTGCGGTCGGTACCGGCGGCACCCTGGCAGGGCTGATCGCATCATGCCCGCAAAATACCCGCGTTCTCGGGTTTTCGGCTCTCAAGGGCGGGGCCTTTCTGCAGGCCGATATCGCCGGTTTGCTGCAGCAGGCCGGGGTCATGGACTCGGGTAGCTGGAAGCTCCAGCTTGACGCCCACTGTGGCGGCTATGGTCGAATATCGCCGTTGTTGGCAGCTTTTATGCCGGCTTTCACGCACAAGACAGGTGTGGTGCTGGATCCCGTTTATACCGGAAAAATGCTGCTGCGGTTCAATCAGCTGGTGGCCGACGGTGAGGTTCGTGCGGGCTCCCGGGTGCTGCTGATTCATACAGGCGGGCTGCAGGGGCTTAGAGGAATGGAAAAAACATTGTACGATCAAGGGCATGCTTACCGCGGCGGGCTGCCGCTTTGA
- a CDS encoding metallophosphoesterase: MPDIKGFDLIGDVHGCALSLSMLLERLGYRRERGTYCHPSRQALFVGDIIDRGPRIRESLHLVRDMVEAGAAQVVMGNHEYNFLCYCTPGRPGSGLDFLRSHTPRHHRVLKETLDAFASHPQEQADFLTWIRDMPIFLEFEHFRVIHACWPQALIDRFARDFGGNRISEDFLHRSVDPETFECELMDRALRGTQMKLPNGAVITSKDGFQRRYFRTKFWSGSAERYADVVFQPDPLPGDIARMPLSEQDRAQLLHYGEDEKLLFVGHYWRDGEPAPITSNIACLDYSAVKFGKLVAYRYDHEPRIDPAKFVWVDIAREVRAPEPGDVL, from the coding sequence GTGCCGGATATAAAGGGCTTTGATCTTATCGGTGACGTGCATGGTTGTGCGCTCAGTCTGTCGATGTTGCTGGAGCGTCTGGGGTATAGGCGCGAGCGCGGCACATACTGCCATCCAAGCCGCCAGGCGCTGTTTGTCGGCGATATCATTGACCGCGGGCCGCGTATCCGCGAGTCGCTGCACCTGGTACGTGACATGGTCGAGGCCGGTGCAGCCCAGGTGGTCATGGGCAACCATGAATACAACTTCCTGTGTTATTGCACGCCAGGGCGGCCAGGTTCGGGGCTTGATTTTCTGCGTTCCCATACGCCGCGTCATCATCGGGTACTGAAAGAGACCCTTGATGCCTTTGCATCCCATCCGCAGGAGCAGGCGGATTTTCTGACCTGGATTCGGGACATGCCGATCTTTCTGGAGTTCGAGCATTTTCGTGTGATTCACGCCTGCTGGCCCCAGGCACTGATTGACCGTTTTGCGCGCGACTTTGGCGGCAACCGCATCAGCGAAGATTTCCTGCATCGCTCCGTCGATCCGGAGACTTTCGAGTGTGAGCTGATGGACCGTGCCCTGCGCGGGACCCAGATGAAGCTGCCCAACGGGGCCGTTATCACCAGCAAGGATGGTTTCCAGCGCCGCTACTTCCGCACCAAGTTCTGGAGTGGGTCGGCCGAACGCTACGCAGACGTGGTGTTTCAGCCGGATCCGTTGCCGGGCGACATTGCGCGCATGCCGCTGAGCGAGCAGGACCGGGCGCAGTTGCTGCACTATGGCGAGGACGAAAAGCTGCTCTTTGTCGGGCACTACTGGCGTGACGGGGAGCCGGCACCGATAACCAGCAATATCGCCTGCCTGGATTACAGTGCGGTTAAGTTCGGCAAGCTGGTGGCCTATCGCTACGATCATGAGCCGCGCATTGATCCGGCCAAGTTTGTCTGGGTTGATATTGCCCGTGAAGTGCGTGCACCCGAGCCCGGAGATGTCCTGTGA
- a CDS encoding glycosyltransferase family protein — MKNRRLLIYSHDSFGLGHLRRCRALAHAIVDAYKGLSVLIMTGSPIIGRFDFKARVDFVRIPGVIKLHNGDYTSLALHIDLADTLALRESIILNTTKAFAPDIFLVDKEPLGLKGEVHSTLEMLKGTSTRTILGLRDVMDAPDLLTTEWHKKGIFGELERLYDELWVYGPRAMGNPLRSLPIGADTLERMRYTGYLRREIPEIANTVDSASPEQPYILVTPGGGGDGIEMTDWVLRAYESGVSLPWRALFVLGPFMPQAERQQFLQRAESLPDVDMITFDAQLERLMANAAAVVAMGGYNTFCEILSLDRPALILPRSFPRKEQLIRAQNAAALNLISLVDADGARTTAEMVEALQRLPQQSPPGVASKAEWLGGLDSVTERIGELFDQAPS; from the coding sequence TTGAAAAACCGTCGCTTGCTGATTTACAGCCACGATTCCTTTGGCCTCGGCCACCTGCGCCGCTGCCGTGCGCTGGCCCATGCCATAGTGGATGCCTACAAGGGCCTCTCGGTGCTGATCATGACCGGGTCCCCCATTATCGGGCGCTTTGACTTCAAGGCCCGAGTGGACTTTGTCCGCATCCCCGGCGTCATCAAGCTGCACAATGGCGACTACACCTCCCTGGCGCTGCACATCGACCTGGCCGACACCCTGGCACTGCGCGAAAGCATTATCCTGAACACCACCAAGGCCTTCGCACCGGACATTTTCCTGGTCGACAAGGAACCGCTCGGTCTCAAGGGTGAAGTCCACTCGACACTGGAAATGCTCAAGGGTACGTCGACCCGCACCATTCTCGGCCTGCGGGATGTCATGGACGCACCGGACCTGCTGACCACCGAATGGCACAAGAAAGGCATCTTTGGTGAGCTGGAACGCCTTTACGACGAGCTCTGGGTGTACGGCCCCCGCGCCATGGGCAACCCGCTGCGCAGCCTGCCCATCGGCGCCGATACCCTGGAGCGAATGCGCTATACCGGCTACCTGCGCCGGGAAATTCCCGAGATCGCCAACACTGTCGACTCCGCCTCCCCCGAACAGCCCTATATCCTGGTGACGCCAGGCGGTGGCGGTGACGGCATCGAGATGACCGACTGGGTCCTGCGCGCCTACGAATCCGGCGTCAGCCTGCCCTGGCGAGCCCTGTTCGTGCTCGGCCCCTTTATGCCCCAGGCCGAGCGCCAGCAGTTCCTGCAGCGCGCCGAGTCCCTGCCTGACGTCGACATGATTACCTTCGATGCCCAGCTCGAACGACTGATGGCCAACGCCGCCGCCGTCGTCGCCATGGGCGGCTACAACACCTTCTGTGAAATCCTCTCTCTTGATCGACCCGCGCTGATCCTGCCGCGCAGCTTTCCGCGCAAGGAGCAGCTGATCCGGGCACAGAATGCCGCCGCCCTGAACCTGATCAGCCTGGTGGATGCCGACGGCGCACGCACGACCGCCGAAATGGTCGAGGCGCTGCAACGACTGCCGCAGCAATCGCCACCGGGTGTTGCCAGCAAGGCCGAATGGCTCGGCGGCCTCGACAGCGTCACCGAGCGCATAGGCGAGCTGTTCGACCAGGCGCCCTCATGA